The following proteins are co-located in the Micromonospora tarapacensis genome:
- a CDS encoding branched-chain amino acid ABC transporter permease, whose translation MNFDDLFGHIGQHTVDGLSKGAIYALIALGYTLVYGVLRLINFAHSEVFMVGTFAVLGLWTAFGVENNPPIGQAILFLVLGLIVAAVASGGTALALERIAYRPLRRKNAPPLIFLITAIGLSLVLVEIFGLVLPKLLGEAVPSIFGRARIILGMPTIIEQETLFTVLGTSITNIQLIVFVAAVVMMALLDWFINRTRYGRGVRAVAQNPETAALMGVNQERVIMLIFVLGGIMAGAAALLWSMRFGFTQNSIGFVLGLKAFTAAVLGGIGNLRGALVGGLFLGIVEVYGATLFASNWEDVIAFVVLVVVLMFRPTGILGESLGRARA comes from the coding sequence GTGAATTTCGACGATCTCTTCGGCCACATCGGCCAGCACACCGTCGACGGGTTGTCCAAAGGGGCCATCTATGCCCTGATCGCCCTCGGCTACACCCTGGTGTACGGCGTGCTGCGCCTGATCAACTTTGCGCACTCCGAGGTCTTCATGGTCGGCACCTTCGCGGTGCTCGGCCTGTGGACCGCCTTCGGGGTGGAGAACAACCCGCCGATCGGCCAGGCGATTCTGTTTCTGGTGCTCGGCCTGATAGTCGCGGCGGTCGCCTCCGGCGGCACGGCGCTGGCGCTCGAACGGATCGCCTACCGCCCGCTGCGGCGCAAGAACGCGCCCCCACTGATCTTCCTCATCACGGCGATCGGTCTGTCGCTGGTGCTGGTGGAGATCTTCGGCCTGGTGCTGCCGAAGCTGCTGGGTGAGGCGGTGCCCTCGATCTTCGGCCGGGCCCGGATCATCCTCGGCATGCCGACGATCATCGAGCAGGAGACGCTCTTCACGGTCCTCGGCACGTCGATCACCAACATCCAGTTGATCGTCTTCGTGGCCGCCGTGGTGATGATGGCGCTGCTGGACTGGTTCATCAACCGCACCCGCTACGGCCGGGGCGTGCGGGCGGTGGCGCAGAACCCGGAGACGGCGGCGCTGATGGGCGTCAACCAAGAGCGCGTGATCATGCTGATCTTCGTGCTGGGCGGCATCATGGCCGGGGCGGCGGCGCTGCTGTGGAGCATGCGTTTCGGCTTCACGCAGAACAGCATCGGCTTCGTGCTCGGCCTCAAGGCATTCACCGCGGCCGTGCTCGGTGGCATCGGTAACCTGCGCGGCGCGCTGGTGGGCGGGCTGTTCCTCGGCATCGTCGAGGTCTACGGCGCCACCCTCTTCGCGTCCAACTGGGAGGACGTCATCGCCTTCGTGGTGCTGGTCGTGGTGCTGATGTTCCGTCCCACCGGCATTCTGGGTGAGTCGCTGGGGAGGGCCCGGGCATGA
- a CDS encoding branched-chain amino acid ABC transporter substrate-binding protein — translation MRRSYSRALGTAALAAVLVAAAGCQDTSSNGDDVASGDCGGKIAIFGAFSGDNAGLVLPSLNGAKLAIKQHNDANADCQIEMVEFDTQGDPAQATPVANQVAGDASFLGVIGGHFSGESDATMPVYEAAGLVMVAPSATRTDLTQKGNKSFFRVVGHDGTQAGAVATYLKAQNAQRVFLIDDASAYGAGITAELTKNLGTTLAASDKIQERQAQFDATISKIKAANADFVFYGGYTREAAPLVRQMRAGGVEAKFIGPDGLYDPAFPAGASGGAEGSIITCPCLPADKAGGTFTADYQAEFGQAPGSYGAEGFDAAQIFADAFKDGKKTRAEILEYVKAYDKQGVSKYIKFAENGDVDPSRVVIWSYEIKGTAFEPLQELKLS, via the coding sequence GTGAGGCGAAGCTATTCAAGGGCGCTGGGTACTGCCGCGCTCGCCGCGGTGCTGGTCGCCGCCGCGGGGTGCCAGGACACCAGCAGCAATGGCGACGACGTCGCGTCGGGGGACTGCGGTGGCAAGATCGCCATCTTCGGTGCGTTCAGCGGTGACAACGCGGGTCTGGTGCTGCCGTCGCTGAACGGCGCGAAGCTCGCGATCAAGCAGCACAACGACGCGAACGCCGACTGCCAGATCGAGATGGTCGAGTTCGACACGCAGGGTGACCCGGCGCAGGCCACTCCGGTGGCGAACCAGGTCGCGGGTGACGCCTCGTTCCTCGGTGTCATCGGTGGCCACTTCTCCGGCGAGTCGGACGCCACCATGCCGGTCTACGAGGCCGCCGGCCTGGTGATGGTCGCCCCGTCGGCGACCCGGACCGACCTCACCCAGAAGGGCAACAAGTCCTTCTTCCGGGTGGTCGGCCACGACGGCACCCAGGCGGGTGCCGTGGCGACCTACCTCAAGGCGCAGAACGCGCAGCGGGTCTTCCTGATCGACGACGCCAGCGCCTACGGCGCCGGCATCACCGCCGAGCTGACCAAGAACCTGGGCACCACGCTCGCCGCCAGCGACAAGATCCAGGAGCGGCAGGCGCAGTTCGACGCGACGATCTCCAAGATCAAGGCGGCGAACGCCGACTTCGTCTTCTACGGCGGCTACACCCGTGAGGCCGCGCCGCTGGTCCGCCAGATGCGCGCCGGCGGTGTCGAGGCCAAGTTCATCGGCCCGGACGGTCTCTACGACCCGGCCTTCCCGGCGGGTGCCTCCGGCGGTGCCGAGGGCTCCATCATCACCTGCCCCTGCCTCCCGGCGGACAAGGCCGGCGGCACCTTCACCGCCGACTACCAGGCCGAGTTTGGTCAGGCGCCGGGTTCCTACGGCGCTGAGGGCTTCGACGCCGCGCAGATCTTCGCCGACGCCTTCAAGGACGGCAAGAAGACCCGTGCCGAGATCCTGGAGTACGTGAAGGCGTACGACAAGCAGGGCGTGTCGAAGTACATCAAGTTCGCCGAGAACGGTGACGTGGACCCGTCGCGGGTCGTCATCTGGTCGTACGAGATCAAGGGCACGGCGTTCGAGCCGCTGCAGGAGCTCAAGCTCAGCTGA
- a CDS encoding ANTAR domain-containing response regulator, translated as MAETQTDAARRRVLIAEDEALIRLDLAEMLAEEGYEVVGEAGDGEAAVRLAEELKPDLVILDIKMPIMDGLAAAERIAGTRIAPVIILTAFSQRDLVERARAAGAMAYLVKPFQKSDLVPAVEIALSRYSEIAALEAEVAGLTDRLEVRKAVERAKGALMTTYNMSEPQAFKWIQRTAMDHRMTMKEVAERILAETAGGEVAEPTP; from the coding sequence GTGGCCGAGACGCAGACGGATGCCGCGCGCAGGCGGGTACTGATCGCCGAGGACGAGGCGCTGATCCGGCTGGACCTGGCCGAGATGCTGGCCGAGGAGGGCTACGAGGTGGTCGGCGAGGCCGGTGACGGCGAGGCGGCCGTCCGGTTGGCCGAGGAACTCAAGCCCGACCTGGTCATCCTGGACATCAAAATGCCGATCATGGACGGGCTGGCCGCCGCCGAGCGGATCGCCGGCACCCGGATCGCCCCCGTGATCATCCTGACCGCCTTCAGCCAGCGCGACCTGGTGGAGCGGGCCCGCGCGGCCGGTGCGATGGCGTACCTGGTCAAGCCGTTCCAGAAGAGCGACCTGGTGCCGGCGGTGGAGATCGCGCTGTCCCGCTACTCAGAGATCGCCGCGCTGGAGGCCGAGGTCGCCGGTCTGACCGACCGGCTGGAGGTCCGCAAGGCCGTCGAGCGGGCCAAGGGCGCGCTGATGACCACCTACAACATGAGCGAGCCGCAGGCGTTCAAGTGGATCCAGCGCACGGCGATGGACCACCGGATGACCATGAAGGAGGTCGCCGAGCGGATTCTCGCCGAGACCGCCGGCGGCGAGGTGGCCGAGCCGACCCCCTGA
- a CDS encoding trans-sulfuration enzyme family protein, with translation MFDPFPMTTVDTRAVHAGRDDLAALGVHVPPIDLSTTNPLPSVATGGDAYETLATGGTLPAGASAVYQRLWNPTVARFETALAELEGTTEAVAFASGMAALTAALLAATRDGKRHLVAVRPLYGGTDHVLATGLLGTEISWARPDEVAAAVRPDTALVIAETPANPTLDLVDIAALADAAGEVPLLIDNTVATPVLQQPARYGARLVLHSATKSIGGHGDVLAGVLACDTEWAVRLRQVRALTGAILHPLGAYLLHRGLQTLPLRVRAQQAGAEKLAAWLADHPAVERVHHPGIGDPAGLVGRQLAGPGSLLAFEVRGGAPAAAAVADACRLITHAVSLGGVDTLIQHPASLTHRPVEGEAKPRGGLLRLSVGLEDPEDLRVDLEQALASS, from the coding sequence TTGTTCGACCCTTTTCCCATGACGACCGTGGACACCCGAGCCGTGCACGCCGGCCGCGACGACCTGGCCGCTCTCGGCGTCCACGTGCCGCCGATCGACCTCTCGACCACCAACCCCCTGCCGTCGGTCGCCACCGGCGGCGACGCGTACGAGACCCTCGCCACCGGCGGCACCCTCCCCGCCGGCGCCAGCGCCGTCTACCAGCGGCTGTGGAACCCGACCGTGGCCCGCTTCGAGACCGCCCTCGCCGAACTGGAGGGCACCACCGAGGCGGTCGCCTTCGCCAGCGGAATGGCCGCGCTCACCGCCGCCCTGCTCGCCGCGACCCGCGACGGCAAGCGACACCTGGTCGCCGTCCGCCCCCTCTACGGCGGCACCGACCACGTGCTCGCCACCGGCCTGCTCGGCACCGAGATCAGCTGGGCGCGCCCCGACGAGGTCGCCGCCGCGGTCCGCCCCGACACCGCCCTGGTGATCGCCGAGACCCCCGCCAACCCCACGCTCGACCTGGTCGACATCGCCGCCCTCGCCGACGCCGCCGGCGAGGTGCCCCTGCTGATCGACAACACGGTCGCCACACCGGTGCTCCAACAGCCCGCCCGTTACGGCGCCCGACTGGTGCTGCACAGCGCCACCAAGAGCATCGGCGGCCACGGCGACGTCCTCGCCGGGGTGCTCGCCTGCGACACCGAATGGGCCGTGCGGCTACGTCAGGTCCGCGCCCTCACCGGCGCGATCCTGCACCCGCTCGGCGCGTACCTGCTGCACCGCGGCCTACAGACGCTGCCGCTGCGGGTGCGTGCCCAGCAGGCCGGGGCGGAGAAACTCGCCGCCTGGCTCGCCGACCACCCGGCGGTCGAGCGGGTCCACCACCCCGGCATCGGTGACCCGGCCGGGCTCGTCGGCCGGCAGCTGGCCGGCCCGGGCAGCCTGCTCGCCTTCGAGGTACGCGGCGGCGCACCGGCCGCGGCGGCGGTCGCCGACGCCTGCCGGCTGATCACCCACGCCGTCTCGCTCGGCGGGGTCGACACCCTCATCCAGCACCCGGCGTCGCTGACCCACCGCCCGGTCGAGGGGGAGGCGAAGCCCCGCGGCGGGCTGCTGCGCCTCTCGGTCGGCCTGGAGGACCCGGAGGACCTGCGCGTCGACCTGGAGCAGGCGCTCGCGTCGAGCTGA
- a CDS encoding Lrp/AsnC family transcriptional regulator, which translates to MPPASNDVRPFAALDDTDRAILTELAVDGRLANNALAERVGVAPSTCLARTRALRECGAIRGFHAEVDPAAVGLPLQALVSVRLTEHARAAVDAFRARSVRLPGVVSVFHVAGADDYVLHVRAASAESLRDFVLDHLAVDPAVQHTQTSLIFEQARGRG; encoded by the coding sequence ATGCCCCCCGCATCGAACGATGTGCGGCCGTTCGCGGCCCTCGACGACACCGACCGCGCGATCCTGACCGAACTGGCCGTCGACGGCCGGCTGGCGAACAACGCCCTGGCCGAACGGGTGGGGGTGGCCCCGTCGACCTGCCTGGCGCGCACCCGGGCGTTGCGGGAGTGCGGGGCGATCCGGGGGTTTCACGCGGAGGTGGACCCGGCGGCGGTGGGGTTGCCGTTGCAGGCGCTGGTGTCGGTGCGGCTGACCGAACACGCGCGGGCGGCGGTGGACGCGTTCCGGGCCCGCTCGGTGCGGTTGCCGGGCGTGGTGTCGGTGTTCCACGTGGCCGGCGCCGACGACTACGTGCTGCACGTACGGGCGGCGTCGGCGGAGTCGCTGCGCGACTTCGTCCTGGACCACCTGGCCGTGGACCCGGCCGTGCAGCACACCCAGACCAGCCTGATCTTCGAACAGGCTCGCGGCCGGGGTTGA
- a CDS encoding LLM class flavin-dependent oxidoreductase, producing MIDVPLSVLDLAPVAAGATAGAALRHTTELARRTDELGYRRFWVAEHHNMPAIASSAPAVLIAHLAAHTNDIRLGSGGVMLPNHPPLVVAEQFGTLEALHPGRIDLGIGRAPGTDQVTALALRRTMEGLSAEGFPRELADLMGYFDDAAGRITATPGRGQRPAVWLLGSSGFSAQLAGALGLPFSFAHHFSSQNTLPALALYRQSFRPSRWLDQPYAMVAVNAVCADTDERAEWLAGPAGLSFLRLRAGRPEPLATPEEAAAYPYQDIEHEFLAQRRQGQATGSPGTVRRQLGDLLASTGADELMLTTMVYDIDDRVRSFELIATEVAGGLGR from the coding sequence GTGATCGACGTACCGCTGTCTGTCCTCGACCTCGCCCCCGTCGCCGCCGGCGCCACCGCCGGTGCGGCGCTGCGGCACACCACCGAACTGGCCCGGCGCACCGACGAGCTGGGCTACCGCCGGTTCTGGGTGGCCGAGCACCACAACATGCCGGCCATCGCGTCCTCGGCGCCCGCGGTGCTGATCGCGCACCTGGCCGCGCACACCAACGACATCCGGCTCGGTTCGGGCGGGGTGATGCTGCCCAACCACCCGCCGCTGGTGGTCGCCGAGCAGTTCGGCACCCTGGAGGCGTTGCATCCCGGGCGCATCGACCTGGGCATCGGCCGGGCGCCGGGCACCGACCAGGTCACCGCGCTGGCGTTGCGCCGGACCATGGAGGGCCTCTCGGCCGAGGGCTTCCCCCGGGAGCTGGCCGACCTGATGGGCTACTTCGACGACGCCGCGGGACGGATCACCGCCACCCCCGGGCGCGGCCAGCGACCGGCGGTGTGGCTGCTGGGCTCCAGCGGGTTCAGCGCCCAGCTGGCCGGTGCGCTGGGCCTGCCGTTCTCGTTCGCGCACCACTTCAGCTCGCAGAACACGCTGCCCGCGCTGGCGCTGTACCGGCAGAGTTTCCGCCCGTCGCGCTGGCTGGACCAGCCGTACGCGATGGTGGCCGTCAACGCGGTCTGCGCGGACACCGACGAACGCGCCGAGTGGCTGGCCGGGCCGGCCGGGCTGTCGTTCCTGCGGCTGCGGGCCGGGCGGCCCGAGCCCCTCGCGACACCCGAGGAGGCGGCGGCGTACCCCTACCAGGACATCGAACACGAGTTTCTGGCGCAGCGCCGGCAGGGCCAGGCGACCGGCTCGCCGGGGACGGTGCGCCGGCAGTTGGGTGACCTGCTGGCCAGTACCGGCGCGGACGAGCTGATGCTGACCACGATGGTGTACGACATCGACGACCGGGTGCGTTCGTTCGAGCTGATCGCCACCGAGGTCGCCGGCGGCCTGGGCCGCTGA
- a CDS encoding rhamnogalacturonan lyase family protein, which produces MPVSTRRVALLAAVTATTLVAGSLTTLTASAAAAGCRVDYRVTNQWPGGFGTDVTVTNLGDPLAGWTLTWTWPAGQQVTQAWNTAVTQSGTQVAARNVDYNATLGTNASTNFGFNGSWTGSNPTPASFALNGTTCTGAITPTTAPPSTPPPSPTTPPPTGSMQAEDLDRGLVSVRSGSGNLVSWRLLGTETSGVAFNLYRGATRVNASPITGATNHLDSGAAAGAAYTVRAVVDGVEQAPSAPAVQFPAGYLDVPLQVPPGGTTPTGEAYSYSANDASVGDLDGDGRYEFVVKWEPSNAKDNSQSGYTGNVHVDGYTLTGTRLWRVDLGRNIRAGAHYTQFQVYDFDGDGDAEVAMKTADGTRSGTGQVIGNAGADHRNSSGYVLAGPEYLTMFDGRTGAALSTVDYDPPRGNVSSWGDSYGNRVDRFLAATAYLDGQRPSLIMARGYYTRAVIAAWDFRNGGLTRRWTFDSNTGGNGAAAGQGNHNLSVADVDGDGRQEIVYGAATIDDNGRLLHSTASGHGDAMHVGDLDPARAGLEVFKVNEDGSKPSSYLADARTGQLIWSTSAAGDNGRGVAGDIWAGSPGAESWSSAVGGLANTRGQNVGRKPSSTNFLVWWDGDPVRELLDATRIDKYGTGGDTRLLTGSDVASNNGTKATPALSADILGDWREEVVWRTTDSRALRIYSTPAVTGTRVHTLMHDLQYRVAIAWQNTAYNQPPHPSFFLGDGMAAPPAPRIHLR; this is translated from the coding sequence ATGCCCGTCTCCACCCGCCGGGTCGCCCTGCTCGCGGCGGTCACCGCCACCACCCTCGTCGCGGGATCGCTGACCACCCTGACCGCCTCGGCCGCCGCCGCCGGTTGCCGCGTCGACTACCGGGTCACCAACCAGTGGCCCGGTGGCTTCGGCACCGACGTCACCGTGACCAACCTCGGCGACCCGCTCGCCGGCTGGACGCTGACCTGGACCTGGCCGGCCGGCCAGCAGGTCACCCAGGCCTGGAACACGGCCGTCACCCAGTCCGGCACCCAGGTCGCCGCCCGCAACGTCGACTACAACGCGACGCTGGGCACCAACGCCAGCACCAACTTCGGCTTCAACGGCTCCTGGACCGGCAGCAATCCGACCCCGGCGAGCTTCGCCCTCAACGGCACCACCTGCACCGGCGCCATCACCCCGACCACCGCGCCGCCGAGCACACCGCCCCCGTCGCCCACCACGCCGCCGCCGACCGGCTCGATGCAGGCGGAGGACCTGGACCGGGGCCTGGTCAGTGTCCGCTCCGGATCGGGGAACCTGGTCTCCTGGCGGCTGCTGGGCACCGAGACCTCCGGCGTCGCGTTCAACCTCTACCGGGGCGCCACCCGGGTCAACGCCAGCCCGATCACGGGGGCGACCAACCACCTGGACAGCGGTGCCGCCGCCGGTGCCGCGTACACGGTGCGGGCCGTGGTCGACGGCGTCGAGCAGGCACCGTCCGCACCGGCGGTGCAGTTCCCCGCCGGCTACCTGGACGTGCCGCTACAGGTCCCGCCCGGCGGCACCACCCCGACCGGCGAGGCGTACAGCTACTCCGCCAACGACGCCAGCGTCGGTGACCTCGACGGCGACGGCCGGTACGAGTTCGTGGTCAAGTGGGAGCCGTCCAACGCCAAGGACAACTCGCAGTCCGGCTACACCGGCAACGTCCACGTCGACGGGTACACACTCACCGGCACCCGGCTGTGGCGCGTCGACCTGGGCCGCAACATCCGCGCGGGCGCCCACTACACCCAGTTCCAGGTGTACGACTTCGACGGTGACGGTGACGCCGAGGTGGCCATGAAGACCGCCGACGGGACCCGCTCCGGCACCGGCCAGGTGATCGGCAACGCCGGCGCCGACCACCGCAACTCCAGCGGGTACGTCCTCGCGGGTCCGGAGTACCTCACCATGTTCGACGGCCGCACCGGCGCCGCCCTCTCCACCGTCGACTACGACCCGCCGCGCGGCAACGTCTCCTCCTGGGGCGACTCCTACGGCAACCGGGTCGACCGGTTCCTCGCCGCCACCGCGTACCTCGACGGGCAGCGACCCTCGTTGATCATGGCGCGGGGCTACTACACCCGTGCGGTGATCGCCGCCTGGGACTTCCGCAACGGCGGCCTGACCCGGCGGTGGACCTTCGACTCCAACACCGGCGGCAACGGTGCCGCCGCCGGCCAGGGCAACCACAACCTGTCGGTGGCCGACGTCGACGGCGACGGCCGCCAGGAGATCGTCTACGGCGCGGCCACCATCGACGACAACGGCCGGCTGCTGCACTCCACCGCCAGCGGCCACGGCGACGCGATGCACGTCGGCGACCTCGACCCGGCCCGCGCCGGCCTGGAGGTCTTCAAGGTCAACGAGGACGGCAGCAAGCCCAGCTCCTACCTCGCCGACGCCCGCACCGGCCAGCTCATCTGGTCCACGTCGGCGGCCGGCGACAACGGCCGGGGCGTCGCCGGCGACATCTGGGCCGGCAGCCCCGGTGCCGAGTCCTGGTCGTCGGCGGTCGGCGGCCTGGCCAACACCCGAGGCCAGAACGTCGGCCGCAAGCCCTCCTCCACAAACTTCCTCGTCTGGTGGGACGGCGACCCGGTCCGCGAACTGCTCGACGCCACCCGGATCGACAAGTACGGCACCGGCGGCGACACCCGCCTGCTCACCGGCAGCGACGTCGCCTCGAACAACGGCACCAAGGCAACGCCCGCGTTGTCGGCCGACATCCTCGGCGACTGGCGGGAAGAGGTGGTGTGGCGTACCACCGACAGCCGGGCCCTGCGGATCTACAGCACCCCGGCGGTGACCGGTACCCGCGTCCACACGCTGATGCACGACCTGCAGTACCGGGTCGCGATCGCCTGGCAGAACACCGCCTACAACCAGCCACCGCACCCGAGCTTCTTCCTCGGCGACGGGATGGCCGCCCCGCCCGCGCCGCGCATCCACCTGCGTTGA
- a CDS encoding pyridoxal-dependent decarboxylase, with the protein MTPDEFRQAGYAVVDWIADYWATLDQRPVTSQDPPGAVAAGLPAGPPAHGEPVAALLADLDSLVTPRLTHWQHPGFFGYFPANTSGPSVLGDLVSAGLGVQGMLWATGPACTELETVLLDWLADMLDLPARFRSTGSGGGVIQDSASSATLVATLIALHRAAGGRWRQVGVDRRFRVYASTEAHSSVEKAARIAGLGADGVRLIEVDPVTRAMSPTALRAAIEADRAAGVVPALVVATVGTTSTTAVDPLPQLGPFCAEQGLFLHVDAAYAGAAAVCPELRSGHAGLEYADSYCFDPHKWLLTGFDCDAFWVADAAELVDALTVLPEYLRNAATESGAVIDYRDWQVPLGRRFRALKLWFVLRWYGVEGLRAHIRRGVALAARFADRVRADDRFELVAPHPYALVCFRLRGPDGPNEQLLAAVNATGRVYLTHTRVGGRHTLRLAVGTPQTAEAHVDEAWELICRAAAALPERG; encoded by the coding sequence ATGACACCCGACGAGTTCCGCCAGGCCGGTTACGCGGTGGTCGACTGGATCGCCGACTACTGGGCGACGCTGGACCAGCGGCCGGTGACCTCCCAGGATCCGCCCGGTGCGGTGGCCGCCGGGCTGCCCGCCGGACCACCGGCGCACGGCGAGCCGGTCGCCGCGCTGCTCGCCGACCTGGACTCGCTGGTCACGCCCCGGCTGACGCACTGGCAGCACCCCGGCTTCTTCGGCTACTTCCCGGCGAACACCTCGGGGCCGAGCGTGCTGGGTGACCTGGTCAGTGCCGGGCTGGGCGTGCAGGGGATGCTCTGGGCCACCGGGCCGGCCTGCACCGAGCTGGAGACGGTGCTGCTCGACTGGCTGGCGGACATGCTGGACCTGCCGGCACGGTTCCGCTCGACCGGGTCCGGCGGCGGGGTGATCCAGGATTCGGCCTCCTCGGCCACCCTGGTGGCCACCCTGATCGCGCTGCACCGGGCCGCGGGCGGGCGGTGGCGCCAGGTCGGCGTGGACCGCCGTTTCCGGGTGTACGCCTCCACCGAGGCGCACTCGTCGGTCGAGAAGGCGGCCCGCATCGCCGGCCTCGGTGCCGACGGGGTACGCCTGATCGAGGTGGATCCGGTGACCCGGGCCATGTCGCCGACGGCGCTGCGGGCCGCGATCGAGGCGGACCGGGCCGCCGGGGTGGTGCCGGCCCTGGTGGTGGCCACGGTCGGGACGACCTCCACCACCGCCGTGGACCCGTTGCCGCAGCTCGGCCCGTTCTGCGCCGAGCAGGGCCTGTTCCTGCACGTCGACGCCGCGTACGCGGGTGCCGCGGCGGTCTGTCCGGAGCTGCGCTCCGGCCACGCCGGGCTGGAGTACGCCGACTCCTACTGCTTCGATCCGCACAAGTGGCTGCTCACCGGCTTCGACTGCGACGCCTTCTGGGTGGCCGACGCGGCGGAACTTGTCGACGCGTTGACCGTGCTGCCGGAGTATCTGCGCAACGCGGCCACCGAATCCGGTGCGGTGATCGACTACCGGGACTGGCAGGTGCCGCTGGGCCGCCGGTTCCGGGCCCTGAAGCTGTGGTTCGTGCTGCGCTGGTACGGTGTCGAGGGCCTGCGCGCGCACATCCGGCGTGGCGTCGCACTGGCCGCGCGGTTCGCCGACCGGGTACGCGCCGACGACCGGTTCGAACTGGTCGCCCCGCACCCGTACGCCCTGGTCTGTTTCCGGCTGCGCGGCCCGGACGGGCCGAACGAACAGCTGCTGGCGGCGGTGAACGCCACCGGACGGGTGTACCTGACCCACACCCGGGTCGGCGGGCGGCACACGCTGCGCCTCGCCGTCGGGACGCCGCAGACCGCCGAGGCGCATGTCGACGAGGCGTGGGAGCTGATCTGCCGGGCCGCGGCGGCTCTCCCGGAGCGCGGCTGA
- a CDS encoding sulfite exporter TauE/SafE family protein, which produces MRRLLVIALVGLAAQLVDGALGMAYGLTSSTLLLLVGVAPAAASASVHLAEIGTTLAAGTAHWRFGNVDWRVVRRIAVPGAVGAFAGATFLSALSTESAAPWMAAILFTLGAYLLVRFSRPLRRNPAAGQLRGRFLGPLGLVAGFVDATGGGGWGPVATPALLVSGRLEPRKVIGSVDTSEFVVASAASLGFLIGLGTEGFLLPIVLALLAGGLIAAPIAAWLVRIVPAQLLGAAVGGVIVLTNARVLMRTADLGGALPTVAYLLLAAGWIAALTLAIRILLRTRRQRALVTATATGTAIQGDAAEGTRPADPDPVGVGSSGTDR; this is translated from the coding sequence ATGCGCAGGTTACTCGTCATCGCGCTGGTGGGACTGGCCGCGCAGTTGGTCGACGGGGCGCTCGGCATGGCCTATGGCCTGACCTCCTCGACGCTGCTGCTCCTGGTCGGGGTCGCCCCGGCCGCCGCGTCCGCCTCGGTGCACCTGGCGGAGATCGGCACCACCCTCGCCGCGGGCACGGCGCACTGGCGGTTCGGCAACGTCGACTGGCGGGTGGTACGCCGGATCGCGGTGCCCGGCGCGGTCGGTGCCTTCGCCGGCGCCACCTTCCTCAGTGCGCTCTCCACCGAGTCCGCTGCGCCGTGGATGGCCGCGATCCTGTTCACGCTCGGCGCGTACCTGCTCGTCCGGTTCTCCCGGCCGCTGCGCCGCAACCCGGCGGCCGGCCAGCTGCGCGGGCGTTTTCTCGGCCCGCTCGGCCTGGTCGCCGGCTTCGTCGACGCCACCGGCGGTGGCGGTTGGGGCCCGGTGGCGACGCCGGCCCTGCTGGTCAGCGGGCGGCTGGAGCCCCGCAAGGTGATCGGCTCGGTGGACACCTCCGAGTTCGTCGTGGCGTCCGCCGCCAGTCTCGGATTCCTGATCGGCCTGGGCACCGAGGGCTTCCTGCTGCCGATCGTGCTCGCCCTGCTCGCCGGCGGCCTGATCGCCGCACCGATCGCGGCATGGCTGGTACGCATCGTCCCGGCACAGCTGCTCGGCGCCGCGGTCGGCGGTGTGATCGTGCTGACCAACGCCCGCGTCCTGATGCGCACCGCCGATCTGGGCGGTGCCCTGCCGACGGTCGCCTACCTGCTGCTGGCCGCGGGGTGGATCGCGGCGCTGACCCTGGCGATCCGGATCCTGCTGCGTACCCGCCGCCAGCGCGCGCTCGTCACGGCCACCGCGACCGGGACCGCGATCCAGGGCGACGCCGCCGAGGGCACCCGGCCGGCCGACCCGGACCCGGTCGGCGTCGGTTCCTCCGGCACCGACCGCTGA
- a CDS encoding RrF2 family transcriptional regulator, translating to MRLSARVDYALRAVTELASVTGAGRGRPVTADQIARAQQIPPKFLESILLQLRRSGVVHAQRGPEGGYWLARPAEEITLAEVIRVIDGPLANIRGQRPEHLGYHGAARALQEVWIALRASERQILELVTVADVAQGTLPEPVTRLAADPRAWS from the coding sequence ATGCGTCTCTCAGCCCGGGTAGACTACGCCCTTCGAGCGGTCACCGAACTGGCCTCGGTGACCGGGGCTGGGCGCGGTCGCCCGGTGACCGCCGACCAGATCGCCCGGGCTCAGCAGATCCCGCCGAAGTTCCTGGAGAGCATCCTGCTGCAGTTGCGCCGCAGCGGCGTCGTGCACGCCCAGCGCGGTCCCGAGGGTGGCTACTGGTTGGCCCGTCCCGCCGAGGAGATCACCCTGGCCGAGGTGATCCGGGTGATCGACGGACCGCTGGCCAACATCCGGGGCCAGCGCCCGGAGCACCTGGGCTACCACGGCGCGGCCCGGGCGCTTCAGGAGGTGTGGATCGCCCTGCGGGCCAGTGAACGGCAGATCCTCGAACTGGTCACGGTGGCCGACGTGGCACAGGGGACGCTGCCCGAGCCGGTCACCAGGCTGGCGGCCGATCCCCGCGCCTGGAGCTGA